The following are from one region of the Hydrogenophaga sp. BPS33 genome:
- a CDS encoding Bug family tripartite tricarboxylate transporter substrate binding protein — protein sequence MFGSFIHGAQTLLLGAVLVGGNDAQAQQFPAKPVRAVLPYSAGSGPDTVMRQISENIAHSWRQPLLIGNKPGANSWIALQEVKRAAADGYTVLAVDSTPMTLQPHLYKQLPFDPLKDFEPIASLYSTGFFVVVRAESPWKNVSDLLTATKKKHVTFGSWGIGSVAHLGLAQLEAATGVEMTHVPFKELPMLYAAVATGQVDWTFGTPASAGPLYRGGKVKLLAYAGPKRLLGFEEVPTMEEAGGPRNFELRTWLALYTPKGVPSAVSEHIRADVEKALGSPEVLKSFALNGFESWTESPERITELIRTDSRKYGEIARRVNISLD from the coding sequence ATGTTCGGTTCTTTCATACATGGTGCTCAGACTCTTCTTCTCGGAGCGGTTCTGGTCGGCGGCAACGACGCGCAGGCACAGCAATTTCCGGCGAAGCCCGTTCGAGCGGTACTACCGTATTCGGCAGGAAGTGGTCCGGACACTGTGATGCGGCAAATTTCAGAGAACATCGCGCATTCTTGGCGGCAGCCGCTGCTCATCGGAAACAAACCCGGCGCCAACAGTTGGATCGCTTTGCAGGAAGTCAAGCGGGCCGCCGCTGATGGCTACACGGTTTTGGCGGTGGACTCCACGCCCATGACTTTGCAGCCGCACCTGTACAAGCAACTTCCGTTCGATCCTTTGAAAGACTTTGAGCCGATCGCGTCTCTCTATTCGACAGGGTTCTTCGTTGTCGTTCGGGCCGAATCTCCCTGGAAGAACGTATCTGACTTACTGACGGCCACAAAGAAGAAGCATGTGACGTTTGGCAGCTGGGGAATAGGGAGCGTGGCCCACCTTGGACTCGCACAGCTTGAAGCCGCTACAGGCGTAGAGATGACGCACGTGCCGTTCAAGGAGCTCCCCATGCTCTACGCTGCGGTGGCAACCGGGCAGGTTGACTGGACCTTCGGCACCCCAGCAAGTGCGGGTCCGCTCTATCGAGGAGGCAAGGTAAAACTACTTGCGTATGCAGGACCCAAACGCCTGCTTGGTTTTGAAGAAGTGCCAACGATGGAAGAGGCAGGTGGACCTCGGAACTTTGAACTACGCACTTGGCTGGCGTTGTACACGCCAAAGGGAGTTCCGAGTGCCGTTTCAGAGCACATCAGGGCTGATGTAGAGAAGGCATTGGGCAGCCCGGAAGTATTGAAAAGCTTCGCCCTTAACGGCTTTGAATCCTGGACTGAGAGTCCCGAAAGAATCACTGAATTGATCCGGACCGACAGCCGAAAGTACGGCGAAATAGCGAGAAGGGTGAACATCTCGCTGGATTGA
- a CDS encoding TRAP transporter small permease subunit, producing the protein MKSLLAFARLIDALTDRFAVVARWAILIACAISATNAVVRYSLDYSSNAFLEIQWYLFAVCVMFGASQVLRVNEHVRVDIFYAMYPTRTKVLIDLAGLCLFLLPLTLFVAYLSFPIFVKMVVSGEMSSNSGGLIRWPAMLTIPLGMSLVALQGVSEVIKRVGWLMHVHEMDTHYERPLQ; encoded by the coding sequence ATGAAAAGCCTGCTGGCATTCGCCCGGCTGATCGACGCGCTCACCGACCGTTTTGCGGTCGTGGCGCGCTGGGCCATCCTGATCGCCTGCGCGATCAGCGCCACGAACGCGGTGGTGCGTTATTCGCTGGACTACAGCTCCAACGCTTTCCTGGAAATCCAGTGGTACCTGTTCGCGGTCTGCGTCATGTTCGGCGCTTCGCAGGTGCTGCGCGTCAACGAGCACGTGCGCGTGGACATCTTCTACGCCATGTACCCCACGCGCACCAAGGTGTTGATCGACCTGGCGGGCCTGTGCCTGTTCCTGTTGCCCCTGACGCTGTTCGTCGCCTACCTGTCGTTTCCGATCTTCGTCAAGATGGTCGTGAGCGGGGAAATGTCGAGCAACTCCGGCGGCCTCATCCGCTGGCCCGCGATGCTCACCATTCCTCTGGGCATGTCCCTGGTCGCGTTGCAAGGGGTCTCCGAAGTCATCAAGCGCGTGGGTTGGCTCATGCACGTGCATGAAATGGACACCCACTACGAAAGGCCTCTGCAATGA
- a CDS encoding TRAP transporter large permease, producing MTMEQFAPMMFGGLILVMLIGFPVAFSLGALGLACGFFAIEMGWFPASFMGNLPLNLFGILSNELLLAIPFFTLMGAILEKCGLAEDLLESMSQLFGPKRGGLGYSVIVVGFILGAITGTVAGQVIAMAMIALPIMMRHNYDMRYATGVLAASGTITQLVPPSLVLVVMADQLGRSVGDMYKGAWGPSILQVLIFLAYTFILTRLRPNALPGIPLEARTASGWALWKQCLRGIIPSAILIFAVLGSMGGLPGITHAICTPTEAGAMGAAGAFILAALHRRLTWPLVREAITGTMRITAMVVFILIGARVFSLVFQGVDGGIWIEHMLSSLPGGQTGFLLVVNAFIFFLAFFLDFFEIAFIILPLLGPVADKMGIDLIWFGVLLCVNMQTSFMHPPFGFALFYLRGISDSLFKNGALPAKVQSRDIYLGAVPFVLLQILLVLIVIFAPQTVTVFLDEKVVYDLDKVEMPAVEEAGEAEDTDMEHMMQGMEEKTEPAAPETPQAPEKK from the coding sequence ATCACCATGGAGCAATTCGCCCCCATGATGTTCGGGGGGCTGATCCTCGTCATGCTGATCGGCTTTCCCGTCGCCTTCTCGCTGGGCGCCCTGGGCCTGGCTTGCGGCTTCTTCGCCATCGAGATGGGCTGGTTCCCGGCCTCGTTCATGGGCAACCTGCCGCTGAACCTGTTCGGCATTCTCTCGAACGAGCTGCTGCTGGCCATTCCCTTCTTCACCTTGATGGGCGCCATCCTCGAGAAGTGCGGCCTGGCCGAGGACTTGCTGGAATCGATGAGCCAGTTGTTCGGCCCCAAGCGCGGCGGCCTGGGTTATTCGGTCATCGTGGTGGGCTTCATCCTGGGCGCCATCACCGGCACCGTGGCGGGCCAGGTGATTGCCATGGCGATGATCGCGCTGCCGATCATGATGCGGCACAACTACGACATGCGCTACGCCACCGGTGTGCTGGCGGCGTCCGGCACGATCACGCAGCTCGTGCCACCGTCTCTCGTGCTGGTGGTCATGGCCGACCAGCTGGGCCGCTCGGTAGGCGACATGTACAAGGGTGCGTGGGGTCCGTCGATCCTGCAGGTGCTGATCTTCCTGGCCTATACCTTCATCCTCACCCGTCTGCGGCCCAATGCCTTGCCCGGCATTCCGCTGGAAGCGCGCACCGCCAGCGGCTGGGCGTTGTGGAAGCAGTGCCTGCGCGGCATCATTCCCTCGGCCATCCTGATCTTCGCGGTGCTCGGCAGCATGGGCGGGTTGCCCGGCATCACCCACGCCATCTGCACGCCCACCGAAGCCGGCGCCATGGGCGCGGCGGGTGCCTTCATCCTGGCCGCTCTCCACCGCCGCCTGACCTGGCCGCTGGTGCGCGAAGCCATCACCGGCACCATGCGCATCACCGCCATGGTGGTGTTCATCCTGATCGGCGCGCGCGTGTTCTCGCTCGTGTTCCAGGGGGTGGATGGCGGTATCTGGATCGAGCACATGCTCAGCAGCCTGCCGGGGGGGCAGACCGGCTTCCTGCTGGTGGTCAACGCCTTCATCTTCTTCCTGGCGTTCTTCCTCGACTTCTTCGAGATCGCCTTCATCATCCTGCCGCTACTGGGCCCGGTGGCCGACAAGATGGGCATCGACCTGATCTGGTTCGGCGTGCTGCTGTGCGTGAACATGCAGACCAGCTTCATGCACCCGCCCTTCGGCTTCGCGCTGTTCTACCTGCGCGGCATCTCCGACTCGCTGTTCAAGAACGGCGCCTTGCCCGCCAAGGTGCAGTCGCGCGACATCTACCTGGGTGCGGTCCCGTTCGTGCTGCTGCAGATCCTGTTGGTGCTGATCGTGATCTTCGCGCCGCAGACGGTGACCGTGTTCCTCGACGAGAAGGTGGTCTACGACCTGGACAAGGTCGAGATGCCCGCGGTGGAGGAGGCCGGTGAGGCCGAAGACACCGACATGGAACACATGATGCAAGGCATGGAGGAGAAAACCGAGCCTGCCGCACCCGAAACTCCCCAGGCGCCCGAGAAGAAATGA
- a CDS encoding Lrp/AsnC family transcriptional regulator, translating into MTTAKTIRKIDQNGEKPPVQFDKHDLAILRELLEDSRRTLQEIGAAVKLSPTTCWTRIKRLEAEGVIKQYRIELDRTRLGYRDTVIVQLTLESHTDETLFEFGRVLAAIPEVMEAYLVSGDYDYFIRIAVKDTRDYERLLREKLYKIPGIRHSKSSFVLRMLKDAQAPLGLIVNDRR; encoded by the coding sequence ATGACAACAGCGAAAACCATTCGAAAAATCGACCAAAACGGAGAAAAACCACCGGTTCAGTTCGACAAGCACGACCTGGCCATCTTGCGCGAGCTGCTGGAAGACTCGCGCCGCACGCTGCAAGAGATCGGCGCGGCGGTGAAGCTCTCGCCCACCACGTGTTGGACGCGCATCAAGCGGCTGGAGGCCGAGGGCGTGATCAAACAGTACCGCATCGAACTGGACCGCACGCGCCTGGGTTACCGCGACACGGTGATCGTGCAGCTCACGCTGGAAAGCCACACCGACGAGACGCTGTTCGAGTTTGGTCGCGTGCTGGCCGCGATACCCGAGGTGATGGAGGCCTACCTGGTCTCGGGCGATTACGACTACTTCATCCGCATCGCTGTGAAAGACACGCGCGACTACGAACGGCTGTTGCGCGAGAAGCTCTACAAGATTCCAGGTATCCGCCACAGCAAGTCCAGCTTCGTGTTGCGCATGCTCAAGGACGCGCAGGCGCCCTTGGGCCTGATCGTTAACGATCGACGATAA
- a CDS encoding IS3 family transposase (programmed frameshift), with product MSKTVRARYTLEFKQEAVRLVTGGRSIAAAARTLGVVEQTLFNWVKAERQGKLTGADSKVVSAEQMEISRLRAELARVKMERDILGKSDGVLRKGAELKYAFIHRHRQVWPISVQCRVLQAGIAGYHEHFVRRASDAQRRHLSDDALLVHIKAIHAETRGGYGWPRTWKELLARGIRVGKERVRKLMQLHGIRAKGKRRFKVTTDSNHSLPVATNLLDRQFDVAEPDKVWVGDITYISTDEGWLFLAVVIDLFSRQVVGWSLREDMTRDIVIDALRMAWFKRHPGKHAGLIFHSDRGSQYASEDFRDVLTEYGITASMSRRGNCWDNACSEPLFGSLKVERLHGQRFVTRRQAKDEVIDWVLWYNRSRLHSTLAYVSPMRFEKDWHAARARQANS from the exons ATGAGCAAGACAGTGCGGGCGCGCTACACGCTGGAGTTCAAGCAGGAAGCCGTGCGCCTGGTGACAGGTGGACGGAGCATCGCAGCGGCTGCGCGCACGCTGGGCGTGGTGGAGCAGACATTGTTCAACTGGGTCAAGGCTGAACGCCAGGGCAAGCTCACAGGGGCCGACAGCAAGGTCGTGAGTGCCGAGCAGATGGAGATCAGCCGTCTGCGGGCGGAACTGGCGCGCGTGAAGATGGAGCGCGACATCCTGG GGAAAAGCGACGGCGTACTTCGCAAAGGCGCAGAGCTGAAGTACGCCTTCATCCACCGTCACCGCCAGGTGTGGCCGATCTCGGTGCAATGCCGGGTTCTGCAGGCCGGCATCGCCGGGTACCACGAACACTTCGTTCGCCGTGCCAGCGATGCCCAGCGGCGTCACCTCAGCGACGACGCCCTGCTGGTGCACATCAAGGCGATCCACGCCGAAACGCGCGGCGGCTACGGCTGGCCACGCACGTGGAAAGAACTGCTGGCCAGAGGTATCCGCGTGGGCAAGGAGCGGGTGCGCAAGCTCATGCAACTGCACGGCATCCGGGCCAAAGGCAAGCGCCGCTTCAAGGTCACCACGGACAGCAACCACAGCCTGCCGGTGGCGACCAATCTGCTGGATCGGCAGTTCGACGTGGCCGAGCCCGATAAGGTCTGGGTGGGCGACATCACCTACATCTCGACCGACGAAGGCTGGCTGTTCCTGGCCGTGGTGATCGACCTGTTCAGCCGCCAGGTGGTGGGCTGGTCGCTGCGCGAGGACATGACGCGGGACATCGTCATCGATGCACTGCGCATGGCCTGGTTCAAGCGCCATCCGGGCAAGCACGCCGGGTTGATCTTCCACAGCGACAGGGGCAGCCAGTACGCCAGCGAGGACTTCCGCGACGTCCTGACCGAGTACGGCATCACAGCCTCGATGAGCCGGCGCGGCAACTGCTGGGACAACGCCTGCAGCGAGCCGCTGTTCGGGTCGCTGAAGGTAGAACGGCTGCATGGCCAACGCTTCGTGACACGCCGCCAGGCAAAGGACGAGGTGATTGACTGGGTGCTCTGGTACAACCGGAGCCGGCTGCACTCGACGCTGGCGTACGTCAGCCCGATGCGGTTCGAGAAAGACTGGCATGCGGCTCGGGCCAGGCAAGCCAATTCGTAG
- a CDS encoding DUF3489 domain-containing protein, translated as MKRSSSNPVKSKLVLATRRPTSSKPVARKTSQRSSSKVPVKTASPSLRKRAAAPVKPTAPDPSRSKQSQLISLLGAASGASMAQLTSLTGWQPHTVRGTISGSLRKRLGLNVQCLVEEGVRVYRIMEASAP; from the coding sequence ATGAAACGTTCGTCATCAAACCCAGTCAAGTCCAAATTAGTTCTCGCTACACGCCGCCCGACTTCTTCCAAGCCGGTCGCACGCAAAACGTCGCAACGCTCCTCTTCGAAGGTGCCCGTTAAAACGGCTTCGCCGTCACTGCGCAAGCGCGCCGCAGCTCCAGTCAAACCGACCGCGCCTGATCCGTCCCGGAGCAAGCAATCCCAACTGATCTCCCTGTTGGGCGCTGCCTCGGGCGCGTCCATGGCCCAGCTGACATCGCTCACCGGATGGCAACCCCACACGGTGCGCGGCACCATCAGCGGATCTCTGCGCAAGCGCCTGGGACTGAACGTGCAATGCCTCGTGGAAGAGGGTGTGCGCGTCTATCGCATCATGGAGGCCTCGGCTCCATGA
- a CDS encoding DUF2924 domain-containing protein, whose translation MSALDSLQSADREFLASRWQGLFKCDPPARVHIGLMRGILAWHAQCEASGVKPPPSQSVPVLPDPAASGRPAPGLRQGTRLIREWRGATHEVLVISQGFEYAGETYKSLSAIARAITGTPWSGPAFFGVKR comes from the coding sequence ATGAGTGCGTTGGATTCGTTGCAGTCGGCTGATCGCGAGTTTCTCGCCTCGCGCTGGCAAGGTTTGTTCAAGTGCGATCCACCGGCGCGCGTGCACATCGGGTTGATGCGCGGCATTTTGGCCTGGCATGCCCAGTGCGAAGCCAGCGGCGTTAAACCGCCTCCATCGCAATCCGTCCCAGTCTTACCCGACCCGGCTGCATCGGGCCGTCCCGCCCCTGGTCTGCGCCAAGGCACCCGTCTGATTCGCGAATGGCGAGGTGCCACCCACGAGGTTCTGGTGATCTCCCAAGGTTTCGAATATGCGGGCGAAACCTACAAGAGTCTGAGCGCCATTGCCCGTGCCATCACCGGCACCCCGTGGTCGGGCCCGGCCTTCTTCGGAGTCAAGCGCTGA
- a CDS encoding recombinase family protein, which yields MASKASSGTSIASGSLAIPSLACAIYTRKSSEEGLEQDFNSLHAQREACEAYVLSQKSLGWTPIPTAYDDGGFSGGNVARPALKRLIADIEAGLVKVIVVYKVDRLTRSLADFAKLVELFDAMGVSFVSVTQQFNTTTSMGRLTLNVLLSFAQFEREVTGERIRDKIAASKRKGMWMGGVPPVGYRANGRTLELDEPHASRVQEIYVLYLKLKCIRRLSEEVQAKGWLTPERENKRIGFGGNKAFSRGHLHRILSNPIYAGMVHHKGENHPGQHTAIIATELWTAVQKRLESNRQGQKTQSHAQNPSPLSGKVFDETGRRLIPSHTTKGKKRYRYYVTPADDPGEPIRLPATEIEQLVSTAIVNWASNQKLVLDAVGWGDAQQAAYVLKEAKRLTLSLQKGVNATQTVAAGTSELRSCVSRVEVAPTCVRITLDLIGCGLQKAGEGQGEAIVDVQIERKRSGMAVRLVIGNGGPGNQQQRDPDPGLVALMGKAKTLLKMLTFGGQTIETIAEREELSARYVSRVINVGLLAPDIVQAIERGDHPSELNATRLITAVPFPMDWAQQRKMLGMEATSSFHAGI from the coding sequence ATGGCGAGCAAGGCATCTTCTGGTACGTCCATTGCATCGGGCTCCCTCGCCATTCCATCTCTGGCCTGTGCGATCTACACCCGAAAATCTTCCGAGGAGGGCCTGGAGCAGGACTTCAATTCGCTGCATGCGCAGCGCGAGGCCTGCGAAGCCTATGTCCTGAGCCAGAAGAGCCTGGGATGGACTCCCATCCCCACCGCCTACGACGATGGCGGCTTCTCCGGCGGCAACGTCGCGCGGCCGGCTCTGAAGCGCCTGATCGCCGATATCGAGGCCGGCCTGGTCAAGGTGATCGTGGTCTACAAGGTGGACCGCCTGACCCGGTCCCTTGCCGACTTCGCCAAGCTGGTGGAGCTTTTCGACGCCATGGGTGTGTCCTTCGTCTCGGTCACGCAGCAGTTCAACACCACCACCTCCATGGGTCGGCTGACTTTGAACGTCCTGCTGTCCTTCGCCCAGTTCGAACGTGAAGTCACCGGTGAGCGCATCCGCGACAAGATCGCTGCGTCCAAGCGCAAGGGCATGTGGATGGGCGGTGTTCCCCCGGTGGGGTACCGGGCCAATGGCCGCACCCTGGAATTGGACGAACCCCACGCCTCCCGCGTCCAGGAGATCTATGTGCTGTACCTGAAGCTCAAGTGCATTCGGCGCTTGAGCGAGGAAGTCCAGGCCAAAGGTTGGTTGACACCGGAACGCGAGAACAAGCGCATCGGCTTTGGCGGTAACAAGGCTTTCAGCCGTGGCCACCTGCACCGCATTCTCAGCAACCCGATCTATGCGGGCATGGTTCACCACAAGGGGGAAAACCACCCGGGGCAGCACACCGCCATCATTGCGACGGAACTCTGGACCGCCGTACAGAAGCGCCTGGAGTCCAACCGGCAAGGACAGAAAACCCAATCCCACGCCCAGAACCCCAGCCCGCTCAGCGGCAAGGTGTTCGATGAAACCGGCCGCAGGTTGATCCCTTCTCACACCACCAAGGGCAAGAAGCGCTACCGCTACTACGTGACCCCGGCCGATGACCCGGGTGAGCCGATCCGTCTTCCTGCGACAGAGATTGAACAGTTGGTCTCCACCGCCATCGTGAACTGGGCGTCCAATCAAAAGCTGGTGCTCGACGCGGTGGGCTGGGGCGATGCCCAGCAGGCGGCTTACGTATTGAAAGAAGCGAAACGGCTCACTTTATCCTTGCAGAAGGGCGTGAACGCGACCCAGACGGTGGCAGCCGGAACGTCTGAGCTGAGGTCGTGCGTGAGCCGGGTTGAGGTGGCGCCGACATGCGTTCGCATCACGCTGGACCTGATCGGCTGTGGACTCCAAAAGGCCGGAGAAGGGCAGGGGGAGGCCATCGTCGACGTCCAGATCGAGCGCAAGCGCAGCGGCATGGCCGTGCGCCTGGTCATTGGTAATGGAGGGCCCGGCAACCAGCAGCAGCGAGATCCCGATCCCGGCCTTGTGGCGTTGATGGGCAAGGCCAAGACGCTGCTCAAGATGCTTACCTTCGGAGGTCAGACGATTGAAACCATCGCCGAGCGGGAAGAGCTCAGCGCGAGGTACGTCAGCCGGGTGATCAACGTGGGCTTGTTGGCGCCGGACATCGTGCAGGCGATCGAACGAGGGGATCACCCCAGCGAACTCAACGCCACGCGGCTGATCACGGCCGTGCCATTTCCGATGGACTGGGCACAGCAGCGAAAGATGCTGGGTATGGAAGCGACGAGCAGCTTCCACGCAGGCATCTAG
- a CDS encoding helix-turn-helix domain-containing protein — MSVFGKRLKAARTEVGLSQEGLGIEAGLDPMSASARMNRYEVGARSPNYDLVVALAKVLKLPAAYFYAAREDEAELLRLYHRLPAEARRKMLDALRAQSDNG, encoded by the coding sequence ATGTCAGTGTTTGGGAAGCGCCTGAAAGCGGCGCGCACGGAAGTGGGACTTTCACAAGAGGGGCTGGGCATCGAGGCCGGTCTCGATCCCATGTCGGCCAGCGCCCGCATGAACCGCTACGAAGTCGGCGCGCGCTCACCGAACTACGACCTGGTGGTGGCCCTGGCGAAGGTTCTGAAACTCCCCGCCGCCTACTTCTATGCGGCGCGTGAGGATGAGGCGGAGTTACTGCGCCTGTATCACCGCCTGCCAGCGGAAGCCCGCCGCAAGATGCTGGACGCTCTGCGAGCGCAAAGCGACAACGGCTAG